A part of Ziziphus jujuba cultivar Dongzao chromosome 8, ASM3175591v1 genomic DNA contains:
- the LOC132804975 gene encoding putative disease resistance protein RGA3 has translation MWACVSNPFDQIKVAKAIIESLKGSHQNLETLESLFQRIRESIEGKKVFLVLDDIWSDDHEKWEKFIQLLRLGAVGSRVLVTTRKVEVAMMMGAAAEMITLQLLSDEYCWSIFSGLAFRGRNSLECKQLERVGRQIASKCKGLPLVAKSLGSLMRSKVTEKEWKDVLSSRFWELKDEQTKTFAPFFLSYYDLSPRERRCFFYCSIFPKDLILDRDGLIAMWMSQGYLSDSQNPEEEGEKCFQILTMRFFFQDFEIGFDGGIVKCKMHDILHDFAQLLARNECSTMRVEVDMEKTKPISVEKIRYSTLVLAPNFPKIPTSIFDQSKVRSLFIYCASDTSLGDENTVFFHQNFRYLKHLRTLALTSSRITKVPEQIGQLIHLRYLNVYNSMNLQELADEVCDLCNLQTLIIEGCSRLQKLPEGMGKLVNLRHLYMAGCYALVGLPKGIGGLTQLRTLDTMIIPKKTEAAYFLSLGDLKKLDHLRFQRSSFEITKCCNLINQSESELMYWECLVSLSLDFGVIDEGEEIRDEEDEFEILEALQPHSSLRYLGITEYKGTNMYPKWMMGLDKLTGLHIIHYKQCESLPPFGSLLPSLEELVIDGLDKVKKIADEFLGLGVDRAEAIGKALQALVFNRE, from the exons ATGTGGGCATGTGTTTCAAACCCTTTTGACCAGATTAAAGTTGCCAAAGCAATTATTGAATCTCTCAAAGGTAGTCACCAAAATTTAGAAACATTGGAATCTTTATTCCAACGTATTCGGGAATCCATCGAGGGAAAGAAGGTCTTTCTTGTCCTAGATGATATATGGAGTGATGACCatgaaaaatgggaaaaattcATACAACTGCTTCGATTGGGTGCTGTAGGAAGTAGAGTGTTGGTAACAACCAGAAAAGTGGAAGTTGCTATGATGATGGGAGCAGCCGCCGAAATGATTACCCTGCAACTGCTGTCTGATGAGTATTGTTGGTCAATATTCAGCGGACTTGCATTCAGGGGAAGAAATAGTTTGGAGTGCAAACAATTAGAGAGAGTTGGGAGGCAAATTGCAAGCAAGTGCAAAGGCTTGCCTCTTGTAGCAAAGAGCTTAGGAAGTTTGATGCGTTCCAAGGTGACTGAGAAGGAGTGGAAGGATGTTCTTTCTAGTAGATTCTGGGAATTGAAAGATGAACAAACCAAAACTTTTGCTCCATTCTTCTTGAGCTATTATGATTTGTCTCCTAGAGAAAGACGTTGCTTCTTTTATTGTTCTATATTTCCTAAAGATTTAATCTTAGATAGAGATGGCTTGATTGCAATGTGGATGTCACAAGGTTATTTAAGTGATAGTCAAAATCCGGAGGAAGAAGGTGAAAAGTGCTTTCAAATTCTAACCATGCGGTTTTTCTTTCAAGATTTTGAGATAGGTTTTGATGGAGGCATTGTAAAATGCAAAATGCACGACATATTGCACGACTTTGCCCAACTTTTGGCAAGAAACGAATGCTCTACCATGAGAGTTGAAGTTGATATGGAGAAAACAAAGCCTATCAGTGTTGAAAAGATCCGTTACTCTACCTTGGTACTGGCACCGAATTTTCCCAAAATTCCTACTTCAATATTTGATCAAAGTAAAGTGCGTTCCCTTTTCATATATTGTGCTTCAGATACTAGTTTAGGTGATGAAAATACGGTGTTCTTTCATCAAAACTTTCGTTATCTGAAACATCTTAGAACACTAGCTTTGACATCTAGTAGAATAACAAAGGTTCCAGAGCAAATTGGGCAGTTGATACATTTGAGATATCTCAACGTGTACAATAGCATGAATTTGCAAGAATTGGCTGATGAAGTATGTGATTTATgtaatttacaaactttaataATTGAAGGATGCAGCCGGCTTCAAAAACTTCCAGAAGGGATGGGAAAGCTAGTGAATTTGAGACACCTTTACATGGCTGGCTGTTATGCATTGGTGGGATTGCCGAAAGGAATTGGTGGACTAACTCAACTTCGGACGCTAGACACAATGATTATACCAAAGAAGACTGAAGCAGCATATTTTTTGAGTTTAGGAGATTTGAAAAAGTTGGATCACCTTCGATTTCAAAGGTCTTCTTTTGAAATAACTAAGTGCTGTAATTTGATAAATCAGAGTGAGAGTGAGCTAATGTATTGGGAATGTCTGGTATCCCTAAGTCTAGATTTTGGAGTAATTGATGAAGGAGAGGAAATTAGAGACGAAGAAGATGAATTTGAAATTCTTGAAGCCTTACAACCACATTCAAGCTTGAGATACTTAGGAATCACCGAGTATAAGGGTACCAATATGTATCCCAAATGGATGATGGGATTGGATAAGTTGACGGGGCTCCACATTATACACTACAAGCAGTGTGAGAGTTTACCTCCTTTTGGAAGCCTACTACCTTCACTCGAAGAGCTTGTGATTGATGGGTTGGATAAAGTGAAAAAGATAGCTGATGAGTTTCTAGGACTTGGAGTGGACCGAGCTGAAGCT ATTGGGAAGGCGCTGCAGGCACTAGTCTTCAATCGGGAGTAA